Proteins encoded within one genomic window of Pristiophorus japonicus isolate sPriJap1 chromosome 11, sPriJap1.hap1, whole genome shotgun sequence:
- the tpt1 gene encoding translationally-controlled tumor protein homolog: MRLYKCIISGDEMFSDIYKIKECPITYEVEGKSVSRTEGSIDDCLIGANASQETLVEQAVCSTVTGVDIILNHHLQEVPFSKATYRNYIKDYMKYLRSKIEERNPDAVKDFTVGAQAVIVEILTNFANYQFYIGESMNNDGMVGLLNYREDGITPYMIFFKDGLEIEKC, encoded by the exons ATGAGGCTTTACAAGTGCATCATCTCCG GGGACGAGATGTTCTCCGACATCTACAAGATCAAGGAATGCCCCATCACCTACGAGGTGGAGGGGAAG TCTGTTAGCAGAACTGAAGGATCGATTGATGATTGTTTAATTGGTGCCAATGCTTCTCAAGAGACTTTGGTGGAACAGGCTGTGTGTTCAACTGTCACTGGTGTTGACATTATATTGAATCACCATCTCCAAGAAGTTCCTTTTTCAAAAGCCACCTACAGAAATTATATTAAGGACTATATGAAATA CTTGAGATCCAAAATTGAAGAGCGGAATCCAGATGCAGTGAAAGACTTTACAGTCGGTGCCCAGGCAGTTATTGTAGAGATTCTAACCAATTTTGCAAACTATCAG TTTTACATAGGAGAGAGTATGAACAACGATGGCATGGTTGGATTGTTGAACTATCGTGAGGATGGTATTACTCCATACATGATTTTCTTCAAGGACGGTTTGGAAATTGAAAAATGC